Sequence from the Spirochaetae bacterium HGW-Spirochaetae-1 genome:
CCCGGTTATTCATCCCGTCAGTTATAAGGAGAATAATGCGGCTTTTGGCCTTGCTGTCCATCATTCTCGACGCGGCCAGGGCCAGGGCGTCTCCAATGGCAGTCCCGTCCACGCTTACGGAGTCGAAATCGATCTCATCGGCCAGGTCCGTGAGCATATCGTGTTCGGCTGTCAGGGGACATTGCAGATAGGCCTCCCCGGCGAAAATAACCATGCCGATGCGGTCGCTTTCGCGTTTTTTAATGAAATCCCTGACCACGTCCTTGGCTACGGCAAGGCGGTTCTTGGGCTGAAAATCCTCACCGGCCATGGACCCGGAAACATCGAGGACCACCATTATATCGATACCCAGGTTTTTTATGCTGGAATAATGTATCCCCTGTCCGGGCCTCGCCAGAGCGATGATGAGAAAAAGGATCGCCAGGAAACGCAGAGCCGGGACGTACCGGTAGGTGCGCACACGAAAGGTCTTTCTCTTATCGATTATTTTTTCCGAGGAAACAGCAATAACCGAATCATGCCCGTAGACACGGCCGTAGAGGTACCAGAAAATCATGAGGGCATAGGGAACCAGGAGCAGCAGCGCATAGGGATGTTTGAATTCAAGTTGCCACATGTCCAGCAACCTCCCGTAAATTCCTGGCAAGCCCCATGGTTTTTTCATGACTCTCCAGGAGCACATCTTCCGAGGGGGTGAATTCTGCAAACTTGGAGAGGTCCCAGAGACCAAAACGCAGCATTATTTCATCATGATACGCTTTCGTATTAAAACGCCGTGAAATCTTTTTCAACGTATCGTCTATCTCGGCCGAGGTCATTTCTGTGGCGTCGAAATGGAAGAGCCTGGACAGGTAGCGGCGGAAGATCATGCTGACTCCCACGATGTATTCCTCCACCTTTCCGTTTACAATAAGTGCCCTGCCGCCCAGATCATCCATCTCTTTCAAAAAGGCCTCGAGGGGATCAACCTCGGGCACAATGGCTTGGGCTGCCTCTCTCCTTTTTTTCAGGTAGCGGTATCCCCACAGGGCGAGAAGCGTGACGATGACGGCGGCGGCAATGAGAATGATGAGGCGGTAGTAATTGCCTCCCAGGGCCAGGGGCGGCTCTATTTCCTGGAGCTGCGCTTCACTGTTCAGGGCGGATATTTCCACGGAGGGAATCTTATATCCTACTTTTATTTTATCCTTTCCGGAAATCTCGATTTCCGGCAGAGCGAAGGTTCCCGGGCGGTAGTAGGACAGCCGCATAACAACGGCAATATAGGTCATCTCTTTATCGGAGCTGTCCTCCTTTTTGGCGGAATGAATGACATAGAGAGGAACGTGCCGCGCGGGATCATCCTCATCCTGTTCTTCACCGGTCTTCTTTTTTCCTTTTCCAGCGGCGGGGTTTTCATCGGGATAGAATTCCTTTTTCTCCGGCAGGAGGATATCAACGCCCTTCATCTCTTTTCCGGCGATGGTGACCCGGTACTCCAGGATGTCACCCACGGTACCCTTCTCAGGCTTCACCGCGGCGTTTATTTTCAGGAACTCATCATCGCCGGTCTTTTCTCCAGATAAAAGAGACACTGTACAGAAAATGATACCGATAATTGCAAACAGACTATATTTCCAGGCCTTAGTCATCACTCCTCACCCACTACCGGCGCACAAGCCGGGTTCTGTTCCGCTTTTCAAAAAATTTCAGAAGGGCCGGTTCGATAGGTTCGCCGGTATCAAGAAAAACGGCATCCATCTCCTGCAGGACGGGGAAATGACCCTTTTCCGGAACGGTATCGGACAGGAAGACCTTTCCCGTTTCCAGATCCATAAATTCCGTGAGCCCGAAAAATCTCATCTCCTTTTCCATGGGGTCCGAAATCTGCACGGGGATGATGTCATGCTTCCGCCCCAGGAGACGCAGCTTCAGCTGAAAATTTTTGCTGTCATCGAGAAAATCCGATATGCAGAAAATTACGCTGCGCTTTTTCATGACCCGGCTGACGAAGTCCACGGCCGCCCCGATATCGGTGCCCCTTCCCGCGGGCTCGCACTTCATGATCTCGTCCAGGACCTTCAGAATAAATTTCCTTCCTTTCCGGGGCCTGATGAATTTTTCAACGCGGTCCGTAAAAAGAAGGACCGATACGCGGTCATTGTTCATCTGCGACAGGTAGAGGAGCAATGTCACCAGTTCCAGAGTAACATCGCGTTTGGACCTGCGGCCGCCGAATTCCAGTGAACCCGAGAGGTCCACCATGAGCACGACCGAAAGCTCGCGTTCCTCGATGTATTCTTTTATAAAAAGATGGTTCATCCTGGCCGAGACATTCCAGTCTATGCTGCGCACGTCATCGCCGGACTGGTACTCCCGGACGCTTTCGAAGGAAAGACCGAAGCCCTTGAAGGCCGAGTGGTACTCCCCCACGAAAGTAGTGTTGAGTTTTTTCCCGGTCTGGAGCTTTATCTTCCGCAGCAGGGAAAGCTCACTGGATTCCCGTTCCTCGTTTATTGTCCTGTCACTCTTCAATCCTGACGCCTCTATGAAATATGTTTTCTGTACATGTATTAATCCCTTTCAGGGATAGCGATGGTCCGTGTATGTAAAAAGCTCCATGCGTCCGCCGGGTTCCGCAACCGCTTTTATGGAACTTCCACGGAATCAAACAGCATCTTCACCACGTCATCGGCGCTCTTCCCGTCGGCCTCGGCCTCGTAGGAGAGGATGATGCGGTGCCGCAGAACATCGGCGCCTATCTCCTTAATATCATCGGGCGTCACGAATCCCCTGCCGCGCATGAAGGCGACACAGCGCGATGCCTTCATGAGTGCGATGGAGGCCCGGGGGCTCGCCCCGTATTCGATGTATTTTTTCAGTTCCTTGCGCGTCGGCTTCCTGGTTTCGCCCGTGATGGTGACGATGTAATCGATAAGCTTATCGTCGATATAAATGGATTCGATCACCGGAGCCTTGTCCAGTATGACCCCGGCGTGGATGACGGCCGAAATGGCGTCGATATTAATATCCTTAAAACGCGTAAGGATATTTTTTTCCTCTTCGGCAGTGGGATAGTCCACCAGGACCTTCATGAAAAATCGGTCCAGCTGCGCCTCGGGGAGGGGATAGGTCCCTTCCTGTTCAATGGGATTTTCCGTGGCCAGAACCATGAAGGGACTTGCCAGGGGAAACGTTTCATCGCCGATGGTGACCTGTTTCTCCTCCATGGCCTGGAGGAGCGCCGACTGGACCTTGGCCGGGGCCCGGTTGATCTCATCGGCCAGGAGAATGCTGGTAAAGACCGGTCCCTTTTTCGTGATGAAATCAAGGTCGCGGGGATTGTATATACGCGTACCGATGAGGTCCGCCGGCAGAAGGTCCGGCGTGAACTGGATACGGCTGAAGGCCGTGTCAATGGCCCGGGCAAAGGCCCTCACCGTCAGGGTTTTGGCCAGACCCGGCAGTCCCTCAACCAGGATGTGGCCGCCCATAATGAATGATATAATTATGCGGTCGATGAGCTTTTCCTGGCCCATGATGACCTTGCCTATTTCGTCACGTATCTGCTGAACAAAAACGTTTTCCTTTTTCACCTGTTCCGTGAGTCTTTCAATTGCCACATAATCCATGAGAACACCCCTCTTATTGCTGATTCATATGGTTATTATAATGCAGATTTAAAAAAATATTGCTGTAAGTCAATGATATTCAGGCATGACTTTCATTTTCCCCTGATCAATTCATATTCAATGTATCGTAAATAAAAAGTGGTTATTTAAAACGAGTAAAAGGTTCAACTGTTAAGTATTTGGAGGGATCATAAGGTTACAAAGGAGGGTTCGTAATTATAAGGATATACTAAAAAATTTGCACTGCCATCATTCAGCAGGTACTTCACTTCCCGGTTCATAATAAAAATCTATTGAAACAACATCGCCATCTCCATTAATACTGTCAGAATAATGTTTAATCTGATAATCATCTTCGTATAAATACACATTAAGTGAAGATGTAAAATTAATTACACCAGTTACACTAACTTCAAATGATGTAAAGGTCCCAAGATCCGCCTCATATTTATAAAGATTAGAACCTACTGATGTCTCAGTTCCGTTTATCTCCGTTGTATCGGTATTTTTCATATAATAGCCGCTGAAGGACTCCCCAACGGAATAAACAATCAGTTTATAATAACCGGGATCATCGGCAAGCCCGCAGTCAAGGCCCATGAATGAAAAGGGCGCAACACAGATGAGGAGATATATGAGGTGCTTTTTTATGTTCCGGTTCAGTTTCAAAATCTTTTCCTTAAAAAGCGATCTGTTTACAATATAATAAAAAATCAGTCCGAAGGAAAGGCGTCAAGCAGTAAAAATAATAAATAACCTCACCCCGGCTCCGCCGCGCCCTCTCCCAGTGGGAGAGGGCTCTTTAGCATAAAATTTCTGCTACGACCTCCCCCTCTCCCTTCGGGAGAGGGGGCCGGGGGGTGAGGTCATGTCAACCCTTGCCGGCTGAACCCAGGACATTGATATTCTTGTGCTTATAAAGCTCTTTGAGAGAGTCACGTGCCGGTCCCAGGTATTTTCTCGGGTCGAATTCACCGGGAGAATCGACAAAAACCTTCCGCACCGCGGCGGTCATGGCGAGGCGCCCGTCGGAATCGATGTTTATCTTGCATACCGCTGATCCGGCTGCCCTGCGGAGCTGGTCCTCGGGTATGCCGATGGTGTCCTTGAGTTTTCCGCCGTTGCTGTTTATGACCTTTACCAGGTCCTGGGGCACCGACGAGGAGCCGTGCAGTACAATGGGAAATCCGGGAATGCGTTTTTCGATCTCTTCGAGGATATCGAAACGAAGAGGCGGCGGTACCAGGATGCCCTCGGCATTGCGGGTGCACTGTGCGGGCTTGAACTTGTTAGCCCCGTGCGATGTGCCGATGGATATGGCCAGGGAGTCAACGCCGGTCTTTTTCACAAAATCCTCCACCTCTTCAGGCTGCGTGTAGACCGATTTGGCGGCCACCACATCGTCCTCGATTCCGGAAAGAACCCCCAGTTCTCCTTCCACGGTGACATCATATTTATGGGCGTACTCCACAACCTGGGCCGTGAGTTCCACGTTTTTCTCATAGGAATGATGGGACCCGTCAATCATGACCGAGGAAAATCCCGTCTCGATGCAGCTTTTACATAATTCAAAGGTGTCGCCATGATCCAGGTGCAGTACGATGGGTATCTGATAGCCCAACTCTTTGGCAAACTGAACCGCTCCTTCGGCCATGTACCGCAGCATGGTCTGGTTGGCGTATTTCCGTGCCCCGGCCGATACCTGGAGAATGACCGGTGATTTGGTCTCCACGCAGGCCTGTATGATGGCCTGGAGCTGTTCCATGTTGTTAAAATTATATGCGGGGATGGCGTATCCGCCCGCCACAGCCTTTTTAAAAAGATCCCTGCTGTTAACCAGTCCAATGTCCTTGTAGCTTACCATAGTGTACTCCTTGATATGTTAAATTAAAGTATGTCGATTCATGAAAGAAAGAAATATGGTAGCAGAAAAGGCCGGTCAATTGCAAGCAAAAAATAAGGCTCTGACCCCGAAGGAGATCCCGTGATGCACAAATATCAGCCATGATTTGCCTTGATATGCGCGATTAACTATTGACATAATGTATCCCGTGAATTTATGATCAAATATTACATTTGATTCCGGTAAAAGGACTACTACAAATATGAATACACTGATTATTATATGGATCATAGGCCTCATAATACTCATACATGAAGCGGGACATTTTATTGCTGCCCGGGCCGTGGGCATTCCCGTATCACGCTTCTCCCTGGGATTCGGGCCGCGCCTCTGGAGTTTTAAAAATAAAGAAACTGAATTTCTTGTCTCCAGTATCCCCCTGGGAGGATATGTGATGCCCGCTGTAGACAACATGGAAGATTATCAATCCATTCCGGCCTGGAAAAGGATTGTTCTGTCCCTGGGCGGCCCCCTGGCAAACCTGGCTGCGCCCCTTCTGATTCTTTCGCCCCTTTTCGCCCTGCTGCACGGTCCGTCGCTCCAGAGCATCTTTCTGGAACCCGTGGTTTACACCATAAATCAGCTGACCATGATCATCACCGCAATCCCGTCACTCTTCACCGGGCCCGGCCAGCTTTCGGGAGTCGTGGGCATCGTTGCCATGGGGAGCCGGGCCACGGCCTCTGACCCGGTGAAAATAATCCTCTTCTCATCGCTCCTGAGTCTGAACCTGGCCGTGTTCAATCTTCTCCCTTTTCCCGTCCTGGATGGCGGGAAAATACTCATGTATATGCTGGAGAAGATCCATCCCCGGCTGAAGGTGGTACAAATACCTCTCAGTATTGCGGGATGGGTTATAATGATGGGTCTCATGGTCTATGTAACCTATGTCGATGTGGTGAGGATTCTCTCATAGGGGGGCCTGATTTATACTTTTTCCCTGTTCAGGCAAAACACCTATTGCATTATTCATCAAGGCGTGATTGTATATATGCATGCATCACTGTTACCAAACATGTACCGTTAAGGAGTCCCGCACAGTGAAAACCCTTTTCCCCATACTCATTCTCATTGCCATCTTCTTTACGGGAACCGAAGCCCCGGGCCAGGAATCCCCCACCGGCATAAACAAAGAGAAAAAGATCATTCCCGTGGAATTGTCCCTGTATTCCCCCCTGGAGATTTTTCCCGGCTGGAACGAGGAAATACACGGGGTGCACCTGTCGCTGATATATGGAAGAACAGGCTCACTGAAGGGATTTTCCCTGGGTCCTGCTCACCGCGTTGAGAATTCAGTCCTTGGAACAGAACTCGCTTTCTTCAACAATGTGCAGGGCGATGTGACGGGTGTCCAGGCTGCCCTTGTCAATCTCTGCATGAACCTGCGGGGGTTCCAGGCTGCGGTTATCAACCTCACCGGACCGGAGATACGGGGTGTGCAACTGGCAGCACTGAATATCACGGGAGTCCTGGAAGACCGCTCTTCGGGATATGTGGATACGGCCGTCGTCAAAGGAACCCAGATTGGCTTCATCAATAAGACCGATGATCTGTACGGTGCACAGATCGGCTTCATCAACATCTGCCGAAACGGCACGGGGTGCCAGGTGGGCCTCATCAACATCAGCCGTGAAATGACCGGGGCCTCCCTGGGTTTTCTCAACATCTTCACGGGAGGCGGCGTGGACCTGTCCCTGTACAGCGGCCTGTATACCCTCACGAACCTGTCGGTCCGCTCCATGGGCAAATACAGCTACGGCATATTCAGTGCAGGCTTTGACCCCAGGCCCGGCGGCACGACGGACCGGGCCTCCTTCGGTTTCGGTTTCGGAGCCCGCATCCCCCTACCGATATCTTTTTACGCCGACACGGACCTCATGTTCCATTTCATGTCACGGGGATTCAACGGCGATCTCTTCAACATGGACAGCTCGGGCAGCGAGGGATACGCCGCCGTCACTATCAGGCTGCTGCCGGGCTGGCAGTTCAGTGAACGCTTCAGCCTCTTCGCCGGACCGGTCTGTCTCATCTATCCCGCGGTGAACCGGGACTTCGACGTGAAGATCGGGGTCAACGGCGGCGTGACAGTAACAATTCTGTAAAGGAGGAGTATCATGCCTAGACACCTGCTGCTGATTATCTCCATTGTGCTTGCCATAAGCTGCGCTTCGCGTAGTGAAAAAGGCGCTGTTGACACGGGAAAACCTTATATTAAAATCGATCTGACTTTCAATCCCGAAACATATCCATGGCTCATGGGGAAAAAATATCCCACCTTTGCCGTATGGATTGAAGAAAAGAAGTCAGGATATATCCGTACCATATTCGTGACGGGCAAGGCCGGAAAAAACAAGTGGATGATGGCCGACGAACGTCCCTCCTCGGCCCCGGTATGGCTGGGCATAAAAAAGAAGGCCGCATTGACGACGGAAATAGACAGTGTGACGGGAGCCACACCGGGAGGCGAGGGTTTCACCATATACTGGCAGGTCCCGGAGAACCTGGCGAACCGCAGCGTGGATATTTTCCTCGAGGGGAATGTTTCCTTTGACTACAACGATCATTACCGGAAGGATGCGGGGAAAAACGATACGGGTTACAGCGATGTAAACGGCCAGCCGTCCCTGGTGTGGAAGGGAACCATCAATACGGGCGGCGGTAACTCAGAGACAGTTCCGGTCATCATCGGTCACGGGAGCGTGCTGGGAACGGACAGCGTAATTGACAGCGACCTGTCTCGCATAACCAGCGCAAAAAATATCTTCTCATACATCAAGTATTCCTATTTCACGGGAACAGGCGGCAACAGGTAGCTTTAACGACGAGATGTCATTCTGAACCGGAAAAACGTCTTTCAGGAATCGAGCCTGGTTTTTTCCCGCTCCGCGAGAATTCCCCGGTCAGATAGAGACCGCAGTAGCAATGCCCGTGTTCCTTCTGGTCGGGGACGCAGTAATGGCAGGGACAGATGATATCCCCGTCCTTTTCACGGACACCGTCGGCATCCCTGCAGGGGCAGGAAAAATAGCCGTACCGGTTGTAGTTCACCGTAAGCCCGTCGATGATGATATTGAGAAACATCTCATCGGGATGAAGGTGCCAGCCATTCTTCTTTGCCACCATTTCCACGAAGGTGCGCGTATCTTCACTGGTTTTTTCCTTTCCTGGTTCCGGCATGACCATCCTCACTATACCTTATTTAATCTGGAATTTTTCCTTCCATTCCTCTTCTTTGTATCCCACAAGGACATCCTTTTCATTGATGACCAGGAAGGGGAAGCCGACATTGACATTGAATTTTTCCTTCAGACCGCTCTTCACGTTCTGTTTCACATCCATATCGAGCTGATCGATATAGATATACCTGAATTTTATTTTGTGAGTACGAAGAAAATATATACTCATTTTACAGAAGCCACAGGTGGAAAGGGCATAGAGAGCCACATCATCAAAGATTTCCTTCTCCCCTTCGGTGGTAAATTGTAATGTATCTTCCATATTTAGCATCCTTTATTATTTAGCATCCTTTATGCTGCGAGGTTAAATGCATACATATCGCCCGGAGAGGCGCACGGATATCTGTATATAACATATTGCCGTAAACAAAAGACGTCAAGCATATTCGGCTATAGCAGTCACGGGGAAGAATAAAATATTTCTTTTACCATCAGAGATAGTCAAGAAACTTCAGCAGACCATGAACCGTCATGAAAAGGCCCATAAGGACAAAGATAATACCCAGCACCTTGATAAGCTTTTTCTCATCCAGCCTGTTGGCGATGCGGGCGCTCATGAAACCCCCGGCCACGGCAGCAAAACCGATGATGAGCCCATCGGACGGGCTTATCTTCCCATTCGACGCATAGGCCATGCACCCCGAAAGGGCGGTTACGGCCATGATAAGGGTCGAGGTGCCGATGGCTTTTTTCACAGGATAATCGAGAATGAAAAAAAGTATCATGAAGGCCATGATACCCCCGCCTGAGCCGAAAATACCGGTCATGGTTCCCAGACAGTACCCAAGAAAAAGGGCCATGATGGTCCGCATTGACGGAGACCTGAACCTGAACTCCCTTGTTGAAAAGGAGCCATCACCGGCCACACGCCCCGATCCCCTGCGCACAAGTATGAGTGATGTAACCATCATGCCGCCGCCGAAAAGAATTCCCAGGCTGTTTTCCGGTATGGCCACGGCGAAACCGGCGCTCACCTGTGCGCCCAGTATGGCCCCGGCAGCCACGAATATGCCCGACCGCAGGTCCGTGTTGCCATGGCGATAATAGGCGTACGAAACTGCGCATGAAGCTATGACATCAGCCATGAGACTGGTTCCAATGGCGTCATGAACCGGCAGAAGGAGAAGATAATGAGCAAGCGGCACCACAACCATGACTCCCGAGGCTCCAGTGAGTCCCGTAACAAACCCGGTTATGAGGCCTATCAGAACGGACAGTATCAAATGTATCAGAAAGGCCCCCCTATTATATTTCCCAATTAATTACCTTATAAAATAATGACAGGTGCACAGGAAAGTCAAGATAAATAATCTCAAAATCCGTCCAGTCATCTGGTTTCCCGGCATATATGACCATTGCAAACCCTGGCCCCCCGATGTTCAATAATATTTTATTGATGACAACAAAATAACCCTTCAGTATATTATCAAAATGGTGCCCTGCTTCTCCGAAAAGGCCCTTTGTCATGTAAAATCGAATTCCCATACAGGTCTAAATGTTTAAAGAGATCCAATCATATTTTCTTCACCGTTATAACGAAAGCGATCTGCTTTTAAAAGAAAAGTCGTTGATGTTGTATTTAATTAACCTCTTCATCATCTTCTTTGTTCTGCCGGCCTTGATCGCCTATTTAAAGTTCAGCGGAAATAAATGGGATTTCATCTTTTTCCCACTGACGGCATACCTGTGCATAACAATCGTTTTAGCCATCCTGCGGAAGGGACATTATTTTCTGGCAGTACAGCTCATGCTTATATTTCTTTTCACCACGGTATGGGCATATACATTTAAGATCCTCGACGAGGACAGGAATCTCTATGAAAAGCTGGTGGGGCTATTCGTTAACCTTCTTATTTCAATGACAATACCCCTGATCCTGATCCGTCGCTTTGGAATTATAGTGCTGTACTCCGGTGTCAACATTGTTACCCTGACGGTATACTTCTATCTTTTGAATCAAAAGAACATCCTTCCGCCGGGGATGGCACTCAATTATTCCATTTTTTTCAGTTTGATATTTATCATTATCAATCTCGTTTCATTTATCATTTTTTATTCCTACAGACGCACCTTCGACAAGTTCAGTGTCTATGAGCAGGAAATCCAGGTCCAGAATGAGGAACTGCTAGCATCAAATGAAGAGTTCGAAGCCATGAATGAAGAACTGCTGGGGTCGCAGAATGAATTGATGCTGAGTGAAAAACGATATCGCGGTCTCTATGATAACGCCCTGGCCGGTATTATCTCCATACAGGAGCCCGATGGAATAATCCTGAAAATCAATGAAACGGGAAAACACATGCTGGGCTATGACGTGAAAGACGA
This genomic interval carries:
- a CDS encoding aerotolerance regulator BatA → MCSWRVMKKPWGLPGIYGRLLDMWQLEFKHPYALLLLVPYALMIFWYLYGRVYGHDSVIAVSSEKIIDKRKTFRVRTYRYVPALRFLAILFLIIALARPGQGIHYSSIKNLGIDIMVVLDVSGSMAGEDFQPKNRLAVAKDVVRDFIKKRESDRIGMVIFAGEAYLQCPLTAEHDMLTDLADEIDFDSVSVDGTAIGDALALAASRMMDSKAKSRIILLITDGMNNRGTIDPETAAETCKDLGIKIYSVGIGSEGRVSYPNPGGFFGKRYLVNHFDPAMLEQASSLTGGKFYRATSSGVFWDNMKEINMLEKSEVDLKIYHEFYDKFEIFLILAVSLFFVEILMRSAYYRKIP
- a CDS encoding DUF58 domain-containing protein codes for the protein MHVQKTYFIEASGLKSDRTINEERESSELSLLRKIKLQTGKKLNTTFVGEYHSAFKGFGLSFESVREYQSGDDVRSIDWNVSARMNHLFIKEYIEERELSVVLMVDLSGSLEFGGRRSKRDVTLELVTLLLYLSQMNNDRVSVLLFTDRVEKFIRPRKGRKFILKVLDEIMKCEPAGRGTDIGAAVDFVSRVMKKRSVIFCISDFLDDSKNFQLKLRLLGRKHDIIPVQISDPMEKEMRFFGLTEFMDLETGKVFLSDTVPEKGHFPVLQEMDAVFLDTGEPIEPALLKFFEKRNRTRLVRR
- a CDS encoding ATPase, which translates into the protein MDYVAIERLTEQVKKENVFVQQIRDEIGKVIMGQEKLIDRIIISFIMGGHILVEGLPGLAKTLTVRAFARAIDTAFSRIQFTPDLLPADLIGTRIYNPRDLDFITKKGPVFTSILLADEINRAPAKVQSALLQAMEEKQVTIGDETFPLASPFMVLATENPIEQEGTYPLPEAQLDRFFMKVLVDYPTAEEEKNILTRFKDINIDAISAVIHAGVILDKAPVIESIYIDDKLIDYIVTITGETRKPTRKELKKYIEYGASPRASIALMKASRCVAFMRGRGFVTPDDIKEIGADVLRHRIILSYEAEADGKSADDVVKMLFDSVEVP
- the fba gene encoding fructose-1,6-bisphosphate aldolase, class II, encoding MVSYKDIGLVNSRDLFKKAVAGGYAIPAYNFNNMEQLQAIIQACVETKSPVILQVSAGARKYANQTMLRYMAEGAVQFAKELGYQIPIVLHLDHGDTFELCKSCIETGFSSVMIDGSHHSYEKNVELTAQVVEYAHKYDVTVEGELGVLSGIEDDVVAAKSVYTQPEEVEDFVKKTGVDSLAISIGTSHGANKFKPAQCTRNAEGILVPPPLRFDILEEIEKRIPGFPIVLHGSSSVPQDLVKVINSNGGKLKDTIGIPEDQLRRAAGSAVCKINIDSDGRLAMTAAVRKVFVDSPGEFDPRKYLGPARDSLKELYKHKNINVLGSAGKG
- a CDS encoding membrane-associated Zn-dependent protease, which codes for MNTLIIIWIIGLIILIHEAGHFIAARAVGIPVSRFSLGFGPRLWSFKNKETEFLVSSIPLGGYVMPAVDNMEDYQSIPAWKRIVLSLGGPLANLAAPLLILSPLFALLHGPSLQSIFLEPVVYTINQLTMIITAIPSLFTGPGQLSGVVGIVAMGSRATASDPVKIILFSSLLSLNLAVFNLLPFPVLDGGKILMYMLEKIHPRLKVVQIPLSIAGWVIMMGLMVYVTYVDVVRILS
- a CDS encoding ferredoxin:thioredoxin reductase yields the protein MPEPGKEKTSEDTRTFVEMVAKKNGWHLHPDEMFLNIIIDGLTVNYNRYGYFSCPCRDADGVREKDGDIICPCHYCVPDQKEHGHCYCGLYLTGEFSRSGKKPGSIPERRFSGSE
- a CDS encoding glutaredoxin family protein → MLNMEDTLQFTTEGEKEIFDDVALYALSTCGFCKMSIYFLRTHKIKFRYIYIDQLDMDVKQNVKSGLKEKFNVNVGFPFLVINEKDVLVGYKEEEWKEKFQIK